One region of Manis pentadactyla isolate mManPen7 chromosome 9, mManPen7.hap1, whole genome shotgun sequence genomic DNA includes:
- the LOC118912058 gene encoding LOW QUALITY PROTEIN: olfactory receptor 51D1-like (The sequence of the model RefSeq protein was modified relative to this genomic sequence to represent the inferred CDS: inserted 4 bases in 4 codons) → MATPNGTLVHPAYFLLAGISGLGPSVHFWLAFPLCFMYALANVGSVAIVLIIHVERRLHAPMCLFLATLSTTDLALSSITMPXMASLFLTGILEIELNVCLARMFLIHALSAMESAVLLAMAFDHFVXIYHRLQHASMLTGPTVTNIGIAALTRGFAFFFPLPFILKCLSYCQTHTITHSCLHQDIMKLSCTDTMVSVVYGLLIILSAMGVNSLFTGFSSTLFPRAVLNLSSXGEALMAFRTCVSHLCAVLVFHVLLTGLSVVYRPGGPTSLHHEIVADICLLLPPVVNHVXYAAKTKENHSRSSIESPRVAGEQDHLPVSSVPAKDGRIKILLNVLVTGVSNPLGCLLPIIKIDLGFLFPRMCQYVRT, encoded by the exons ATGGCCACTCCAAATGGAACCCTGGTCCACCCAGCATACTTCTTACTGGCAGGCATTTCTGGCCTGGGGCCTAGTGTACACTTTTGGCTGGCTTTTCCACTGTGTTTTATGTATGCCTTGGCCAATGTGGGCAGTGTGGCCATTGTGCTCATCATCCATGTGGAAAGGCGCCTGCATGCACCCATGTGCCTCTTCCTGGCCACGCTCTCCACCACTGACCTGGCCCTCTCCTCCATCACCATGC AGATGGCCAGCCTCTTTCTGACAGGCATCCTGGAGATCGAGTTAAATGTGTGTCTGGCCCGGATGTTCCTTATCCATGCTCTGTCAGCCATGGAGTCAGCTGTCTTGCTGGCTATGGCTTTTGACCATTTTG CCATCTACCACCGGCTGCAGCATGCTTCCATGCTTACAGGGCCTACTGTCACCAACATTGGAATAGCTGCCTTGACCAGGGGATTTGCATTCTTCTTCCCACTGCCCTTCATCCTGAAGTGTCTCTCATACTGCCAaacacataccatcacacactcctGTTTGCACCAAGATATCATGAAGCTGTCGTGTACTGACACCATGGTCAGTGTAGTGTACGGACTCCTCATCATCCTCTCAGCCATGGGTGTGAACTCCCTCTTCACTGGCTTCTCCAGTACCCTCTTCCCAAGGGCTGTACTGAATCTGTCCT TGGGGGAAGCACTCATGGCTTTCCGCACCTGCGTCTCCCATCTCTGTGCTGTCCTGGTCTTCCACGTGCTGCTCACTGGGCTCTCAGTGGTGTACAGGCCGGGTGGCCCTACCTCCCTGCACCATGAGATTGTGGCTGACATCTGTCTTCTACTACCACCCGTGGTTAACCATG GTTATGCAGCCAAGACCAAGGAGAACCATTCACGGTCCTCCATAGAGTCTCCCAGGGTGGCAGGTGAGCAGGATCACCTTCCTGTGTCCTCAGTCCCTGCCAAAGATGGCAGGATTAAGATTCTGCTGAATGTCTTGGTCACTGGAGTCTCTAACC